In Helicobacter sp. MIT 99-5507, the sequence TGATATTAAAGTTAGTGATGGTGAAATCAATAAATATTATAATGATAATAAAGATAGATTGATTATGCCAGAGAGTGCTCATGCAAGACATATATTAGTTGAAAGTGAAAAAGAAGCAAAAGATATTATAAAACAATTGAATGATGCAAAAGATAAGGTTGAGGATAAATTTATAGAATTAGCAAAAAAATATTCAAAAGATCCAAGTGCTGCAAATGGCGGTGATTTAGGATTTTTTGCAAAAGATAAAATGGTTCCATCATTTTCTAAAGCTACTTTTGATTTAAAGGAAAATACATATACAAAAACACCTGTAAAAACTGATTTTGGTTATCATATAATATTTTTAAAGACTAAAAAACCACAAAGTGTAATTAGCTATGAAGAGGCAAAGCCAAGATTAGAACAAGAATTAAAATTAATCAAATTTAGAGAAGAAGTATCAAAGATTGCTCAAGATCTTCGCAAAAAAGCTAAAGTAGAAATGAAATAAAGGTCAAATATGTTAGTTACTGGTAATGAGATTCTCAAAAAGGCTCATAAGGAATATTATGGTGTAGGTGCTTTCAACTTTGTAAATTATGAGATGCTTAGTGCTATTTTTGAAGCTGCAAATGAGGCAAATTCTCCTATCATTGTTCAAGCAAGTGAAGGTGCAATCAAATATCTAGGTATCGATATGGCTGTTGGAATGGTAAAGATACTTTCTAAAAAGTATCCTCATATACCAGTAGCACTTCATTTAGATCATGGAACTACATTTGAATCTTGCAAAGCTGCTGTTGATGCTGGTTTTACTTCTGTTATGATTGATGCTTCTCATCATCCATTTGAAGAGAATCTAAGTGAAACTTCAAAGGTTGTTAAAATGGCACATGCTAAAGGTGTTAGTGTTGAAGCAGAACTTGGGCGATTGATGGGAATTGAGGATAATATTTCTGTGAGTGAAAAAGATGCAGTTTTAGTAAATCCAAAAGAAGCAGAGCAGTTTGTAAAAGAATCTGGAGTTGATTTTTTAGCACCTGCTATTGGGACAAGTCATGGTGCTTTTAAGTTTAAAGGTGAACCAAAACTAGATTTTGAACGTTTGCAAGAAGTAAAGAGGCTTACAAATATTCCTTTGGTGCTTCATGGTGCAAGTGCTATCCCTGATTATGTTAAAGATTCATTTCTATCAAGTGGTGGTGATTTGAAAGGTTCAAAAGGTGTGCCTTTTTCATTTCTTCAAGAATCTATAAAAGGTGGAATAAACAAGGTCAATACTGATACAGATTTAAGGATTGCATTTATTGCTGAAGTTCGCAAGGTGGCAAATGATGATAATACTCAATTTGATTTAAGAAAGTTTTTCACACCAGGAAAAGAGGCAATCAAAAAGCTAATAATAGAGCGAATGAATATCCTAGGAAGTAGCAATAAAATATAAGGAGAAATAATGGCAATAGGTATGGGTGAGCTAAAAAAAGGTTTAAAAATTGAAATTGATGGTATTCCATATAGAATTGTTGAATATCAACATGTAAAGCCTGGCAAAGGTCCTGCATTTGTTAGAGCAAAAATTAAATCATTTTTAGATGGTAAAGTGATAGAAAAAACTTTTCATGCTGGCGATAAATGTGAAGAGCCAAATATTGAAGAAAAAGCTATGCAATATTTATACCACGATGGCGATCATTTTCAATTTATGGATAATGAAACTTATGAGCAAATAGGCTTAATCAACGATCAAGTCGGCGATGTAGCAAAATGGATGAAAGAAGGCATAAATGTTTCTATTTTGTTTCATAATAACAAGGCAATATCTGTTGATGTGCCTCAAGTAGTAGAACTAAAGATAGTAGAAACTCCACCAAATTTTAAAGGTGATACATCATCTTCTGGTAAAAAGCCTGCTACGTTAGAGACAGGTGCAGTTGTGCAAATTCCTTTTCATATTTTAGAAGGTGAAGTAATTAGAATAAATACAGAGACTGGAGAATATTTAGAGAAGGTAAAATAAACCTTTATCTAAAAATATATATTTTAGATTCTATAAAATAGAATCTAAAATGAGTTTATAATAAAATATATAAATAAAATCACTTAGAATCTTGCATTTTTATCATTTGATCTTTGATAACATCAAATAATTTATTTTAAATATATATCAAATTCTTTTTTTTCTATACATTCTGCGATAATGCTAGAATCTATTCCTTCATTATTTAGAATCTTATTTAATTCATTTGCATTTTTATAATCCAAAGCTATCAAAAGCCCACCAGAAGTTTGTGCGTCATAATAGATAATATCATTTATATTTGTATTATTTTTTATTCTAGATTCTAAAGAAGATTTGTTTTTATGACTGCCACCAGGGATAATTCCAGATTCTGAAAAATGAAGCACTTTGTCAAATAACTTTACATTATCTAAATATAGATTGATTGAAATCTCTTTATTTGTCATTTCTAACATATGTCCAAGTAGTCCAAATCCTGTTACATCACTTGCAGCATGAATCTCAAATCTTTTTGCAAAATCCATTGCATAGTTATTTAGCGTGAGCATTGATTTTACTACATCAAGATTTTTATTAAAATTTAGTGCTCCATTTTTCATCGCTGTAGTTAAGATTCCACTTCCAATGGGCTTTGTAAGTATGATTTTATCGCCAATTTGTGCAGTATTATTTCTATAATAGATATTATCAAAGATGCCACCTGTTATACTAAGCCCAAATTTTTGTTCATTGTCATTTATGCTATGTCCGCCAATTAGAGGGCATTTGCATTCTATTAGTTTATTTAGAGCTCCTTGCAAGATTTCATTTGCTTCATTTGTATTTATATGAGTTTTATCCCACATAAAAATACTCATAGCACTAAGTGCTTTGGCACCTTTTGCAAATACATCACTAAGTGAATTTGCAGCTGCAATTTGCCCATAGATAAATGGATCATCAACAATTGGTGTAATAAAATCTAGACTTTGTGCTAGTAAAATATCACCTACTTTTATGATTCCACAATCATCATTATCTTTGAAATCAATTAATAGTTGGCTATATTGTGGTTGATTTAAGCCTTTTGTGATTTGTCTTAGGTCTTCCAGACCTACTTTTGCAGCTCAACCAGCACAACTAACAAATTGAGTAATCTTTTTCAAAACAATTTTCCTTACTAAAATTGAATAATTATAGCTATTTTGCTTTAATTTAGAAAAATATTTTAGGAGCATTTATGGTAGAGCGATATGCAAGAGAAGAAATGAAAAGATTATGGGATAAAGAGGCGAAATTTTCCTATTGGCTTGAAGTAGAAAAATCAGTAGTTCGTGGATGGAATGAGCTTGGATTAATAAGTGATGATGAATGCAGCAAAATAGTAGAAAATGCAAAATTTAATATAGATGAGATGGAGGAGATAGAAAAAATTACAAAGCATGATTTGATAGCATTTACTACTTCAGTGGCAAATTCT encodes:
- a CDS encoding peptidylprolyl isomerase; the protein is MNKILLSLGLAGMIIGSLNAKVYAIVNGEEITDKDMLFLQQAMPNVDFSSLPKEMQDKAVEQAIERKLLTIEAKKGKLEDTKEYKEALEDFKDTMVLELWMRKKVDDIKVSDGEINKYYNDNKDRLIMPESAHARHILVESEKEAKDIIKQLNDAKDKVEDKFIELAKKYSKDPSAANGGDLGFFAKDKMVPSFSKATFDLKENTYTKTPVKTDFGYHIIFLKTKKPQSVISYEEAKPRLEQELKLIKFREEVSKIAQDLRKKAKVEMK
- a CDS encoding class II fructose-bisphosphate aldolase, giving the protein MLVTGNEILKKAHKEYYGVGAFNFVNYEMLSAIFEAANEANSPIIVQASEGAIKYLGIDMAVGMVKILSKKYPHIPVALHLDHGTTFESCKAAVDAGFTSVMIDASHHPFEENLSETSKVVKMAHAKGVSVEAELGRLMGIEDNISVSEKDAVLVNPKEAEQFVKESGVDFLAPAIGTSHGAFKFKGEPKLDFERLQEVKRLTNIPLVLHGASAIPDYVKDSFLSSGGDLKGSKGVPFSFLQESIKGGINKVNTDTDLRIAFIAEVRKVANDDNTQFDLRKFFTPGKEAIKKLIIERMNILGSSNKI
- the efp gene encoding elongation factor P; translated protein: MAIGMGELKKGLKIEIDGIPYRIVEYQHVKPGKGPAFVRAKIKSFLDGKVIEKTFHAGDKCEEPNIEEKAMQYLYHDGDHFQFMDNETYEQIGLINDQVGDVAKWMKEGINVSILFHNNKAISVDVPQVVELKIVETPPNFKGDTSSSGKKPATLETGAVVQIPFHILEGEVIRINTETGEYLEKVK